The window CATTCAATGTTGAATCTCCAATGGCACTCTTTAATTCTCTGAATAATTCCGGAACATATACAATCATAGAAGGAATCTTCTTTTCCGCTAATTCGTTAGCAATCGCACCTAAAAGATAGGATTTTCCAACTCCAAACTGTCCATAGAAATATAAGCCTTTATTAACCTCTCCTTGCTTATAGTTAATAACAAAGGCAAGTGCTTTTTGGATGGCATCTGTACGATCCTCATCCTTTTCCATATCATAAAAGGAGGCACGTAATATATCCTTTGGTACATATAGGCTTTGAATAAGCTTTTCATTTTTTCTCTTTTCATCATCCATGATTTTATTAGGACATTTATCATAATGAATCTCAATTGAACCTCTGGATATTATTAGTTCCGGATGATACCCCTTCATTAAGTTAATACATCCACCAAGGCTTGGACACTTATCACATTTTTTACTTTGGTTCGAATACTCATGAAGCTTCATCATACTTTTTTCAATCATATCCTGTGTCAGTTCATCCTTATGTTCAAGCAGAAAGGCTTTTACTTCAGGATTCTCCAATATCTTTTGTTTCATTTCCTGATATTTCTTCTGAAAATTAGCATTTCCAGCTAAGCGTTTCATTGTATCATTAATTTTCTCCATGTTCCTCCACCTCATGTGGTCGTAATTTTTTCAGCATGGCTTCAATTTCTTGTTTTTTATGGTCCTGATTATCTGTTTTCTTGTTTGGCTTTGTTGTACCGGTTTTATCGTCACCATCGAACCACTCCGGTATCACTTCCGTTCTTATTGGTTTCTTTTTCGAAGTGGTCTGTTTAGCTGCTGTTTTCTTTGTCTCTGCCCACTCAGCATATTGACGATGCTCCATTTTGGCCAAGTCCATTGCATCTTTTACAGTTTTGATATTCTTTCTTGCCCAATGACTGGCGATTTTCTCGACATAATTCTTCGTCAGCTTCATATCCGTTTTTTGCAGCACATTATCAATTAAAACATTCACAACACCCGGATTTAGCTTTTGTTGAAACATCACATCTTCAATGATTTTTATATCTGCCTTGGAAGGCTCTGCACCACCGCTTTTGTCTCTTAAAAACTGAAGCGGTGAAGTATTTTCAAAATAATAAACTAATCTTTCTTCCTGTGTCTCCGGCTCCTGCTTGGCTGTTTGAAAAATGGGCGGCTGTGTTCTGTCGATAAGGGAAGGCAGATGGTCTTGATGTTCAAACTGATACCAGTCTCGTGCAGACTTTCTTAACTCTTCAACATCAATTTCATTATTTTCCGTAATGGCGCTTATCACGATATTTTTCATCTGCAATGCATCAATTCCATATAAAAAGGCTAGATTACTTACAGCTTCCCTTACCTGCAGTGTGAAAGCACTCTTCGTAATTAAATTTTCATGTATGCCAGCTAAAAGTAAATCAAAATTAAAATCAACCGGCTCCGTTTTTATACTGTTGCCATCTCCGCGACCAATAAAACGTTCCGCCTCAGAGATGCTTGTATCACTTCTTGTTTCTGCATCATAAGCTAATACGCTGGGATGTCCAGATGAAAAGACGTCCTGAAACTCCTTTGTAACCTGTGTAAACTCTGAATGGTCGATCG of the Bacillus tuaregi genome contains:
- the dnaI gene encoding primosomal protein DnaI, which gives rise to MEKINDTMKRLAGNANFQKKYQEMKQKILENPEVKAFLLEHKDELTQDMIEKSMMKLHEYSNQSKKCDKCPSLGGCINLMKGYHPELIISRGSIEIHYDKCPNKIMDDEKRKNEKLIQSLYVPKDILRASFYDMEKDEDRTDAIQKALAFVINYKQGEVNKGLYFYGQFGVGKSYLLGAIANELAEKKIPSMIVYVPELFRELKSAIGDSTLNEKMEAIKKMPVLMLDDIGAETMSSWVRDEILGPILQFRMLDNLPTFFTSNYDFEGLEHHLTYSQRGEEEKVKARRIMERIKYLAEPVYVTGKNRRN
- a CDS encoding replication initiation and membrane attachment family protein, with the translated sequence MTQHWQELLPIDRYVVAANGLLHDYDRKVLTFLYQPLIGAGCISLYMTLWAELEENRLWSESHSHHSLMNFMDMNLKAIYENRLKLEGIGLLRAYLKKDEDKRAFIYELQPPLTPEQFLSDGMLNIYLYRKIGKSQYARVKRFFSEKTIDHSEFTQVTKEFQDVFSSGHPSVLAYDAETRSDTSISEAERFIGRGDGNSIKTEPVDFNFDLLLAGIHENLITKSAFTLQVREAVSNLAFLYGIDALQMKNIVISAITENNEIDVEELRKSARDWYQFEHQDHLPSLIDRTQPPIFQTAKQEPETQEERLVYYFENTSPLQFLRDKSGGAEPSKADIKIIEDVMFQQKLNPGVVNVLIDNVLQKTDMKLTKNYVEKIASHWARKNIKTVKDAMDLAKMEHRQYAEWAETKKTAAKQTTSKKKPIRTEVIPEWFDGDDKTGTTKPNKKTDNQDHKKQEIEAMLKKLRPHEVEEHGEN